One Cryptomeria japonica chromosome 9, Sugi_1.0, whole genome shotgun sequence genomic window carries:
- the LOC131064635 gene encoding pentatricopeptide repeat-containing protein At2g13600 has product MPLPSITRLKNTTSQGGKVQSFIAHRTFAFATRTTFHNKLICMYVQCGSLFDARKVFDNMREPDSVSWNTIIAAYRRHGYPQEAVTLFHQMQRTGFQPDQFIFASVLPACAKMGALEQGMDIHQRITEGGFLSDITVGNALVDMYAKCGRVDKARELFDRMPQRDIISWNAMISGYTQNGILDEALRLFEEMPRRNVLSWTAMIAGYAQHGLVEKAIETFKQMQLAGVKPNSTTFVSILPACAKMGDLEQGMDIHQCIKDSGISTNVVVATALLDMYAKFGNMDKAFELFEKMPQRNVVSWTAMIVGYAQNGFVEKALETFKQMQLAGIKPDSTTFASVLPACAKMGALEQGIDIHQSIMEGGFLSDILVGNALVDMYAKCGSINKACELFDRMPQKDAISWNAMIAGYAQNGFFEKALETYKQMQLGGVKPDSATFASILPACAKMGALEQGMDIHQSIMEGFFNSDIRVGNALIDMYAKCGSIDKARELFDRMPQRDAISWNAIIAGYAQNGFCKDALNIFELMKHSGTCPDTASFACVLCACSHAGLVDEGCTYFNQMGNPYCITPTVDHYVCMVDLLARAGYLEETLNFIIKMPIKPVAVVWLCFLGACRSHMNIVLGGYTATLLFDLDPKNTATYVLLSNIYGEMGRWGEVQMVRRLMKDRGINKIPGCSWIENHKMVHAFYVGDRSHPQAQEI; this is encoded by the coding sequence ATGCCATTGCCATCCATTACTCGTCTCAAGAACACAACTTCACAAGGGGGAAAAGTTCAGTCTTTCATCGCTCACAGGACTTTTGCATTTGCTACACGCACAACTTTTCATAACAAGCTTATTTGCATGTATGTCCAGTGCGGGAGTTTGTTCGACGCTCGTAAAGTTTTTGACAACATGAGAGAACCAGACAGCGTCTCATGGAATACAATTATTGCAGCATACAGAAGACATGGGTATCCTCAGGAGGCAGTCACACTGTTTCACCAAATGCAACGAACAGGTTTCCAACCCGATCAGTTCATATTTGCCAGCGTGCTcccagcttgtgccaaaatgggggctttggaacagggtatggatatccatcaaaggatAACGGAAGGAGGGTTTTTGTCAGACATTacagttggaaatgctctggtagacatgtatgcaaaatgtggacgCGTAGACAAGGCACGTgagttgtttgacagaatgcctcaaagagatatcatctcatggaatgcaatgatttcaGGATACACACAAAATGGTATTCTTGACGAGGCATTAAGGCTTTTCGAAGAAATGCCTCGTAGAAATGTGTtgtcatggactgcaatgattgcaggtTATGCACAGCATGGACTTGTTGAAAAGGctatagaaactttcaagcaaatgcagttGGCAGGAGTAAAACCGAATTCCACAACCTTCGTCAGTAttctcccagcctgtgccaaaatgggagatttggaacagggtatggatatCCATCAATGCATAAAGGATAGTGGAATTTCCACAAATGTTGtggttgcaactgctctgttagacatgtatgcaaaatttgGAAACATGGATAAGGCGTTTGAATTGTTTgaaaaaatgcctcaaagaaatgtggtctcatggactgcaatgattgtaggatatgcacaaaacggatttgttgaaaaggctttagaaactttcaagcaaatgcaattggcaggtataAAGCCagactccacaacctttgccagtgtcctccctgcctgtgcgaaaatgggagctttggaacagggtatagacatccatcaaagcataatggaagggggatttttgtcagatattctagttggaaatgctctggtagacatgtatgcaaaatgtggaagcataaataaggcatgtgaactgtttgatagaatgccccaAAAAGATgccatctcatggaatgcaatgattgctggatacgcacaaaatggattttttgaaaaggctttagaaacttacAAGCAAATGCAGTTGGGAGGTGTAAAGCCAGATTccgcaacctttgccagcatccttcctgcctgtgccaaaatgggagctttggaacagggtatggacatccaccaAAGTATTATGGAAGGTTTTTTTAATTCGGATATTAGAGTTGgaaatgctctgatagacatgtaCGCAAAGTGTGGAAGCATAgataaggcacgtgaactgtttgacagaatgccccaAAGAGATgccatctcatggaatgcaattattgcaggatatgcacaaaatgggtttTGCAAGGATGCTCTCAATATCTTTGAATTAATGAAACACTCTGGAACATGTCCTGACACTGCAAGCTTTGCTTGTGTTCTGTGTGCATGCAGCCATGCAGGCTTAGTGGATGAGGGCTGTACATACTTCAATCAAATGGGTAACCCTTATTGCATTACACCTACGGTTGATCATTATGTGTGCATGGTTGACCTTCTTGCCCGTGCTGGCTATCTTGAAGAAACCCTAAACTTCATCATTAAGATGCCAATTAAACCTGTGGCGGTTGTGTGGCTGTGTTTTCTTGGTGCCTGTAGATCACATATGAATATAGTATTAGGCGGATATACAGCAACGTTGCTTTTTGATTTGGATCCCAAAAATACTGCGACTTATGTTCTTCtctcaaatatctatggagaaatGGGCAGGTGGGGTGAGGTTCAAAtggtaaggagattgatgaaaGATAGAGGAATCAATAAGATCCCTGGTTGTAGCTGGATTGAAAACCATAAAATGGTACATGCTTTTTATGTAGGAGACAGATCACATCCACAGGCACAGGAGATCTAA